A genomic region of Oncorhynchus mykiss isolate Arlee chromosome 4, USDA_OmykA_1.1, whole genome shotgun sequence contains the following coding sequences:
- the sesn1 gene encoding sestrin-1 isoform X3 has product MKHATAATETIENDSFTVTDVFKICTRCERLSKKDFGVRIPRPLGNGPSRFIPEKEILQVSKVDPRTQSIFEDAFAALGRLDNISLVMGFHPQYLESFLRTQHYLLQMDGPLSLHYRHYIGIMAAARHQCSYLVNLHVNDFLQVGGDSKWLNGLDGAPQKLQALGELNKILAHRPWLLTKAHIEHLLKAEEHSWSLAELIHAVVLLTHYHSLASFTFGCGITPEIHSDGGHTFRPPSLSQYCVCDIANGNGHGHLEERRGNHQVSEVSGEVEVLMERMKQLQECRDEEEASQEEMATRFEREKTESMLVATAEDEECVPSRDVSRHFEDPSYGYKDFSRRGEHVPTFRVQDYSWEDHGYSLVNRLYPDVGQLLDEKFQMAYNLTYNTMAMHKDVDTTMLRRAIWNYIHCMFGIRYDDYDYGEINQLLDRSFKVYIKTMVCSPEKTTKRMYESFWRQFQHSEKVHVNLLLMEARMQAELLYALRAITRYMT; this is encoded by the exons ATGAAGCACGCAACTGCAGCAACAGAAACCATTGAAAATGATTCATTTACAGTGACAGACGTATTTAAAATATGCACTCGGTGTGAACGGCTAAGCAAAAAG GACTTTGGAGTTCGAATCCCAAGACCCCTGGGAAATGGACCAAGTAGATTTATCCCTGAAAAAGAG ATCCTTCAAGTCAGTAAAGTAGACCCCAGGACACAATCGATATTTGAGGACGCATTCGCAGCACTGGGTCGCCTTGACAACATCTCCTTGGTGATGGGCTTCCACCCACAGTACCTGGAGAGCTTTCTGAGGACACAGCACTACCTGCTGCAGATGGACGGGCCCTTATCCCTGCACTACCGCCACTACATAGGCATCATG GCTGCAGCCAGACACCAGTGCTCCTACCTGGTCAACCTGCACGTCAACGACTTCCTCCAGGTGGGAGGGGACTCCAAGTGGCTGAATGGCCTGGACGGAGCCCCACAGAAGCTGCAGGCCCTCGGGGAGCTCAACAAGATCCTGGCCCACCGGCCCTGGCTCCTCACCAAGGCACACATCGAG CACCTGCTGAAGGCTGAAGAACACAGCTGGTCCCTGGCTGAGCTGATCCATGCTGTGGTGCTCCTCACACACTACCACTCCCTGGCCTCCTTTACCTTCGGCTGTGGCATCACCCCCGAGATCCACAGTGACGGGGGACACACCTTCAGACCCCCCTCCCTCAGCCAGTACTGTGTCTGCGACATCGCCAATGGCAACGGTCACGgccacctggaggagaggagaggcaatcACCAG gtgtcaGAGGTGTCTGGTGAGGTGGAGGTGCTGATGGAGAGGATGAAGCAGCTGCAGGAGTGTCGTGATGAAGAGGAAGCCAGTCAGGAGGAGATGGCCACACGCTTTGAGAGGGAGAAGACCGAGAGCATGCTTGTGGCCACGGCAGAGGATGAGGAGTGTGTGCCATCCAGAGACGTATCCAGGCACTTTGAAGACCCCAGCTACGGCTACAAGGACTTCTCCAGGAGAGGAGAACATGTACCCACCTTCAGAGTGCAG GACTACAGTTGGGAGGACCACGGCTACTCCCTGGTGAACCGTCTGTACCCTGACGTTGGTCAGCTGCTGGATGAGAAGTTCCAGATGGCCTACAACCTGACCTACAACACCATGGCCATGCACAAAGACGTGGACACCACCATGCTGCGCAGGGCTATCTGGAACTACATCCACTGCATGTTCGGCATCAG GTATGATGACTATGACTACGGGGAGATTAACCAGCTGTTGGACCGCAGCTTTAAGGTCTACATTAAGACCATGGTGTGCAGCCCGGAGAAAACCACCAAACGAATGTATGAGAGCTTCTGGAGACAGTTCCAGCACTCCGAGAAG GTCCATGTCAATCTGCTTCTTATGGAAGCGCGCATGCAGGCAGAACTGCTCTACGCTCTGAGAGCGATCACCCGCTACATGACATGA
- the sesn1 gene encoding sestrin-1 isoform X2: protein MKHATAATETIENDSFTVTDVFKICTRCERLSKKAAVAGRQPDYRANMGVRDTISHRRMYNITRSGLAAKMDFGVRIPRPLGNGPSRFIPEKEILQVSKVDPRTQSIFEDAFAALGRLDNISLVMGFHPQYLESFLRTQHYLLQMDGPLSLHYRHYIGIMAAARHQCSYLVNLHVNDFLQVGGDSKWLNGLDGAPQKLQALGELNKILAHRPWLLTKAHIEHLLKAEEHSWSLAELIHAVVLLTHYHSLASFTFGCGITPEIHSDGGHTFRPPSLSQYCVCDIANGNGHGHLEERRGNHQVSEVSGEVEVLMERMKQLQECRDEEEASQEEMATRFEREKTESMLVATAEDEECVPSRDVSRHFEDPSYGYKDFSRRGEHVPTFRVQDYSWEDHGYSLVNRLYPDVGQLLDEKFQMAYNLTYNTMAMHKDVDTTMLRRAIWNYIHCMFGIRYDDYDYGEINQLLDRSFKVYIKTMVCSPEKTTKRMYESFWRQFQHSEKVHVNLLLMEARMQAELLYALRAITRYMT from the exons ATGAAGCACGCAACTGCAGCAACAGAAACCATTGAAAATGATTCATTTACAGTGACAGACGTATTTAAAATATGCACTCGGTGTGAACGGCTAAGCAAAAAG GCTGCGGTTGCAGGGCGCCAACCCGACTATAGAGCGAACATGGGGGTGAGAGATACGATATCCCACAGAAGGATGTACAATATTACACGGTCAGGGCTCGCAGCCAAAATG GACTTTGGAGTTCGAATCCCAAGACCCCTGGGAAATGGACCAAGTAGATTTATCCCTGAAAAAGAG ATCCTTCAAGTCAGTAAAGTAGACCCCAGGACACAATCGATATTTGAGGACGCATTCGCAGCACTGGGTCGCCTTGACAACATCTCCTTGGTGATGGGCTTCCACCCACAGTACCTGGAGAGCTTTCTGAGGACACAGCACTACCTGCTGCAGATGGACGGGCCCTTATCCCTGCACTACCGCCACTACATAGGCATCATG GCTGCAGCCAGACACCAGTGCTCCTACCTGGTCAACCTGCACGTCAACGACTTCCTCCAGGTGGGAGGGGACTCCAAGTGGCTGAATGGCCTGGACGGAGCCCCACAGAAGCTGCAGGCCCTCGGGGAGCTCAACAAGATCCTGGCCCACCGGCCCTGGCTCCTCACCAAGGCACACATCGAG CACCTGCTGAAGGCTGAAGAACACAGCTGGTCCCTGGCTGAGCTGATCCATGCTGTGGTGCTCCTCACACACTACCACTCCCTGGCCTCCTTTACCTTCGGCTGTGGCATCACCCCCGAGATCCACAGTGACGGGGGACACACCTTCAGACCCCCCTCCCTCAGCCAGTACTGTGTCTGCGACATCGCCAATGGCAACGGTCACGgccacctggaggagaggagaggcaatcACCAG gtgtcaGAGGTGTCTGGTGAGGTGGAGGTGCTGATGGAGAGGATGAAGCAGCTGCAGGAGTGTCGTGATGAAGAGGAAGCCAGTCAGGAGGAGATGGCCACACGCTTTGAGAGGGAGAAGACCGAGAGCATGCTTGTGGCCACGGCAGAGGATGAGGAGTGTGTGCCATCCAGAGACGTATCCAGGCACTTTGAAGACCCCAGCTACGGCTACAAGGACTTCTCCAGGAGAGGAGAACATGTACCCACCTTCAGAGTGCAG GACTACAGTTGGGAGGACCACGGCTACTCCCTGGTGAACCGTCTGTACCCTGACGTTGGTCAGCTGCTGGATGAGAAGTTCCAGATGGCCTACAACCTGACCTACAACACCATGGCCATGCACAAAGACGTGGACACCACCATGCTGCGCAGGGCTATCTGGAACTACATCCACTGCATGTTCGGCATCAG GTATGATGACTATGACTACGGGGAGATTAACCAGCTGTTGGACCGCAGCTTTAAGGTCTACATTAAGACCATGGTGTGCAGCCCGGAGAAAACCACCAAACGAATGTATGAGAGCTTCTGGAGACAGTTCCAGCACTCCGAGAAG GTCCATGTCAATCTGCTTCTTATGGAAGCGCGCATGCAGGCAGAACTGCTCTACGCTCTGAGAGCGATCACCCGCTACATGACATGA